In Pseudomonadota bacterium, the genomic window GTCGGCGCCGATGACGAATAGCGCGTCGCGGTCGACGTCGCGCATCCCGCCCGGGTAGACGTCGTCCTCCGTGAGGAACATGCCGGCGTAGGGCGAGCGCGCCCCATGGTCGAGGTAATCCTGGAATTGGGACGAGCTCGAGGAGATGTGGTTGACGATCAGGTCCACGACCAGGTGCACGTCCTCGCCGAGTGCGCGGACGTCGTCCCAGGTGCCCAGGACGGGATCGAC contains:
- a CDS encoding alpha-amylase family glycosyl hydrolase, which produces MSHEVQLIAYGDRLGGGTLKDLKALLDGPLAGLFGGLHLLPFYDSISGADAGFDPTDHLAVDPVLGTWDDVRALGEDVHLVVDLIVNHISSSSSQFQDYLDHGARSPYAGMFLTEDDVYPGGMRDVDRDALFVIGAD